A genomic window from Gossypium hirsutum isolate 1008001.06 chromosome D12, Gossypium_hirsutum_v2.1, whole genome shotgun sequence includes:
- the LOC107946551 gene encoding transcription factor TCP17 — protein MISSSREAKQEGETNDGSGGGNKLSKGPPSSSSSRHWSSAGFRNPRIVRVSRSFGGKDRHSKVCTVRGLRDRRIRLSVPTAIQLYDLQERLGVGQPSKVVDWLLEATKDDIDKLPPLQMPLGFNNQFHQPLLVPHEPNPSFLDPNSMLMKDGEEEDQRMAGDRDKGKWIKMNEDENHGGNNNNNNIEDQRLFPLTNHSPFPGLLNNGMPLNSYYHWEPSSLSLSQFGNHGLMAPQTENFFNGNTTSVPLPCSTTVPSATMASFFPTYPPYGTNPGSNDSRQMNYLQLLSTNFLSNSMKPFSLNVNAGLTHTQNDDENHGDDQDNTDS, from the coding sequence ATGATCTCGAGTTCAAGGGAAGCAAAGCAAGAGGGTGAAACCAATGACGGCAGCGGCGGAGGCAACAAGTTGTCGAAGGGGCCACCATCATCATCAAGTTCAAGGCATTGGTCGTCAGCAGGGTTTAGAAACCCAAGGATTGTGAGGGTTTCGCGTTCTTTCGGAGGCAAAGATCGGCATAGCAAAGTTTGCACAGTAAGGGGATTAAGGGACCGGCGTATTAGGCTTTCAGTGCCCACTGCAATTCAATTATACGATTTGCAAGAGAGGCTAGGCGTTGGTCAGCCTAGCAAGGTGGTTGATTGGTTACTTGAAGCTACTAAAGATGATATTGACAAACTCCCTCCACTTCAAATGCCTCTGGGATTTAATAATCAGTTTCATCAGCCTTTGTTAGTTCCTCATGAACCCAATCCGTCTTTTCTCGATCCTAACTCCATGTTGAtgaaagatggagaagaagaagatCAAAGAATGGCAGGTGACAGAGATAAAGGAAAGTGGATCAAAATGAATGAAGACGAAAATCATGGTggaaataataacaataataatattgaaGATCAAAGGCTTTTCCCATTAACCAACCATTCCCCATTTCCTGGATTGTTAAACAATGGCATGCCTTTGAATTCATATTACCATTGGGAACCTTCCAGTCTGTCTTTGTCTCAGTTTGGAAACCATGGATTAATGGCCCCCCAAACTGAGAACTTCTTCAATGGTAACACAACGAGTGTGCCGTTGCCGTGTTCCACGACCGTTCCATCGGCGACAATGGCTTCATTTTTCCCCACCTATCCTCCCTATGGTACGAATCCAGGCAGCAATGATTCAAGACAAATGAATTATCTGCAATTGTTGAGCacaaattttctttcaaattccaTGAAGCCTTTTTCGTTGAATGTAAACGCTGGCCTCACTCATACACAAAACGATGATGAAAATCATGGAGATGATCAAGATAATACCGATTCCTGA
- the LOC107946552 gene encoding kelch domain-containing protein 3 isoform X2, whose amino-acid sequence MNQILAHVSATSISRVLLFVCMNSSKSTLKSQNPPNPSFRPRKIIEEIKMRWEKVPLYQQEVGGIGEACSGPGKRWGHTCNSIKGGRFLYVFGGYGKDYCQTNQVHVFDTAKQTWSQPVTKGTPPSARDSHSCTTIGDNLFVFGGTDGVKPLKDLHILETCTNTWICPSVRGEGPEEREGHGAAVVGKRLFIFGGCGKSSDNNDEVYYNNLYILNTETFVWKLAAISGNPPSARDSHTCSSWKNKIIVIGGEDAHDYYLSDVHIFDAETGLWTKVITMGDGPSARFSVSGDCLDPLKGGVLIFIGGCNKTLEALDDMYYLYTGLVVKDERKLEKLSLRKQLKLKCQQENLSNLVRDKAFVSIEADNDVHHQPISLFSCGQARRDSFPSNEVLLQGKKIFHANVTESFPHGYTIETIIDGTHLRGILFSNKPNSIGVANYNLCRKRTSMESGDSVFGDCNSNSKSKSSRSMMQDYGDCKQGDVHEKDCSLHEAEAPAPSSRNPASYDLSIHKDLAKQESSVAHLNLTDDKANDAPNSGSEVLKGIGSVRTDFSVALSPRKMSREQTPWSATNPKYHYKQ is encoded by the exons ATGAACCAAATATTAGCACACGTGTCCGCAACCTCTATTTCGAGAGTTTTATTATTTGTTTGCATGAACTCCTCCAAATCCACTCTCAAGTCTCAAAATCCCCCAAACCCTTCTTTCAG acCCAGGAAAATAatagaagaaataaaaatgaGATGGGAAAAGGTCCCGCTTTATCAACAAGAAGTTGGAGGTATCGGAGAAGCATGTTCAGGGCCAGGCAAAAGATGGGGACACACATGTAACTCTATTAAAGGAGGCAGATTTCTCTATGTTTTTGGTGGTTATGGCAAGGATTACTGCCAAACCAATCAAGTTCATGTCTTTGACACTG CTAAGCAAACATGGAGCCAACCTGTAACGAAGGGCACACCGCCTTCTGCAAGAGACAGCCATAGTTGTACCACTATTGGTGACAATCTATTTGTTTTTGGTGGTACTGATGGTGTGAAACCTCTCAAGGATCTACATATATTAGAAACCT GCACAAACACATGGATTTGTCCAAGTGTAAGAGGTGAAGGGCCAGAGGAACGTGAGGGTCACGGTGCAGCTGTTGTTGGCAAACGACTCTTCATATTTGGTGGCTGTGGGAAATCTTCAGATAACAATGATGAAGTATATTAcaacaatctttatattttaaatacaG AGACCTTTGTCTGGAAACTTGCGGCAATATCAGGAAACCCCCCATCTGCCCGCGATAGCCATACTTGCTCATCTTGGAAGAATAAAATTATTGTAATTGGCGGCGAAGATGCGCATGATTACTATTTGTCTGATGTCCATATCTTTGATGCAg AAACTGGCTTGTGGACCAAGGTGATTACTATGGGTGATGGCCCTTCAGCTAGATTTTCTGTTTCTGGGGATTGTTTGGATCCCCTAAAGGGCGGTGTTCTTATATTCATTGGTGGCTGCAATAAGACTCTCGAGGCACTGGATGACATGTATTACTTGTACACAG GACTTGTTGTAAAGGATGAAAGGAAGTTAGAGAAATTATCCTTGAGAAAGCAATTGAAGTTAAAGTGCCAACAAGAAAATCTTAGTAATCTTGTACGTGATAAAGCTTTTGTTAGTATTGAAGCTGACAATGATGTGCACCACCAACCCATATCTTTGTTTAGCTGTGGCCAAGCAA GAAGAGATAGTTTTCCATCAAACGAAGTTCTACTTCAGGGGAAGAAGATATTTCACGCTAATGTTACAGAGAGCTTCCCACATGGATATACCATCGAGACTATTATAGATGGGACGCATCTTCGAGGAATACTGTTTTCAAACAAACCCAACTCTATCGGTGTAGCCAATTATAATCTCTGTAG AAAAAGGACTTCCATGGAAAGTGGGGATTCTGTATTTGGTGATTGCAATAGCAATAGTAAATCAAAATCTTCAAGAAGCATGATGCAGGATTATGGAGATTGTAAGCAAGGTGATGTTCATGAGAAGGATTGTTCATTGCATGAGGCGGAAGCTCCTGCTCCGAGTTCAAGGAATCCTGCATCTTATGATCTATCAATCCACAAG GACCTTGCAAAGCAAGAATCATCCGTAGCTCATCTCAACTTAACTGATGATAAGGCCAACGATGCACCAAACTCTGGCAGTGAAGTTCTGAAAGGCATTGGATCTGTGAGGACAGATTTCTCCGTTGCCTTATCTCCAAGAAAG ATGAGTAGAGAGCAGACACCTTGGAGTGCAACAAACCCAAAATATCATTACAAACAGTGA
- the LOC107946552 gene encoding uncharacterized protein isoform X1 — MNQILAHVSATSISRVLLFVCMNSSKSTLKSQNPPNPSFRPRKIIEEIKMRWEKVPLYQQEVGGIGEACSGPGKRWGHTCNSIKGGRFLYVFGGYGKDYCQTNQVHVFDTAKQTWSQPVTKGTPPSARDSHSCTTIGDNLFVFGGTDGVKPLKDLHILETCTNTWICPSVRGEGPEEREGHGAAVVGKRLFIFGGCGKSSDNNDEVYYNNLYILNTETFVWKLAAISGNPPSARDSHTCSSWKNKIIVIGGEDAHDYYLSDVHIFDADTLAWKELNTLGQILPPRAGHSTVAFGKNLFVFGGFSYAQNLYDDLYMLDVETGLWTKVITMGDGPSARFSVSGDCLDPLKGGVLIFIGGCNKTLEALDDMYYLYTGLVVKDERKLEKLSLRKQLKLKCQQENLSNLVRDKAFVSIEADNDVHHQPISLFSCGQARRDSFPSNEVLLQGKKIFHANVTESFPHGYTIETIIDGTHLRGILFSNKPNSIGVANYNLCRKRTSMESGDSVFGDCNSNSKSKSSRSMMQDYGDCKQGDVHEKDCSLHEAEAPAPSSRNPASYDLSIHKDLAKQESSVAHLNLTDDKANDAPNSGSEVLKGIGSVRTDFSVALSPRKMSREQTPWSATNPKYHYKQ; from the exons ATGAACCAAATATTAGCACACGTGTCCGCAACCTCTATTTCGAGAGTTTTATTATTTGTTTGCATGAACTCCTCCAAATCCACTCTCAAGTCTCAAAATCCCCCAAACCCTTCTTTCAG acCCAGGAAAATAatagaagaaataaaaatgaGATGGGAAAAGGTCCCGCTTTATCAACAAGAAGTTGGAGGTATCGGAGAAGCATGTTCAGGGCCAGGCAAAAGATGGGGACACACATGTAACTCTATTAAAGGAGGCAGATTTCTCTATGTTTTTGGTGGTTATGGCAAGGATTACTGCCAAACCAATCAAGTTCATGTCTTTGACACTG CTAAGCAAACATGGAGCCAACCTGTAACGAAGGGCACACCGCCTTCTGCAAGAGACAGCCATAGTTGTACCACTATTGGTGACAATCTATTTGTTTTTGGTGGTACTGATGGTGTGAAACCTCTCAAGGATCTACATATATTAGAAACCT GCACAAACACATGGATTTGTCCAAGTGTAAGAGGTGAAGGGCCAGAGGAACGTGAGGGTCACGGTGCAGCTGTTGTTGGCAAACGACTCTTCATATTTGGTGGCTGTGGGAAATCTTCAGATAACAATGATGAAGTATATTAcaacaatctttatattttaaatacaG AGACCTTTGTCTGGAAACTTGCGGCAATATCAGGAAACCCCCCATCTGCCCGCGATAGCCATACTTGCTCATCTTGGAAGAATAAAATTATTGTAATTGGCGGCGAAGATGCGCATGATTACTATTTGTCTGATGTCCATATCTTTGATGCAg ATACTCTTGCATGGAAAGAGTTGAATACCTTAGGCCAGATATTGCCACCTCGTGCTGGTCACTCCACTGTTGCTTTCGGCAAGAACTTATTTGTTTTTGGGGGATTTTCTTATGCTCAAAATCTTTATGATGATCTCTACATGCTTGATGTTG AAACTGGCTTGTGGACCAAGGTGATTACTATGGGTGATGGCCCTTCAGCTAGATTTTCTGTTTCTGGGGATTGTTTGGATCCCCTAAAGGGCGGTGTTCTTATATTCATTGGTGGCTGCAATAAGACTCTCGAGGCACTGGATGACATGTATTACTTGTACACAG GACTTGTTGTAAAGGATGAAAGGAAGTTAGAGAAATTATCCTTGAGAAAGCAATTGAAGTTAAAGTGCCAACAAGAAAATCTTAGTAATCTTGTACGTGATAAAGCTTTTGTTAGTATTGAAGCTGACAATGATGTGCACCACCAACCCATATCTTTGTTTAGCTGTGGCCAAGCAA GAAGAGATAGTTTTCCATCAAACGAAGTTCTACTTCAGGGGAAGAAGATATTTCACGCTAATGTTACAGAGAGCTTCCCACATGGATATACCATCGAGACTATTATAGATGGGACGCATCTTCGAGGAATACTGTTTTCAAACAAACCCAACTCTATCGGTGTAGCCAATTATAATCTCTGTAG AAAAAGGACTTCCATGGAAAGTGGGGATTCTGTATTTGGTGATTGCAATAGCAATAGTAAATCAAAATCTTCAAGAAGCATGATGCAGGATTATGGAGATTGTAAGCAAGGTGATGTTCATGAGAAGGATTGTTCATTGCATGAGGCGGAAGCTCCTGCTCCGAGTTCAAGGAATCCTGCATCTTATGATCTATCAATCCACAAG GACCTTGCAAAGCAAGAATCATCCGTAGCTCATCTCAACTTAACTGATGATAAGGCCAACGATGCACCAAACTCTGGCAGTGAAGTTCTGAAAGGCATTGGATCTGTGAGGACAGATTTCTCCGTTGCCTTATCTCCAAGAAAG ATGAGTAGAGAGCAGACACCTTGGAGTGCAACAAACCCAAAATATCATTACAAACAGTGA
- the LOC107946554 gene encoding pentatricopeptide repeat-containing protein PNM1, mitochondrial translates to MPPLTSLQLRRLLHRCVSSPSPFQPHALLSPKPQFTPTHFPKLPFVISKPFSSQNPSPQTPDPVALSLSAELLKDPSLDPVAITPRLQLHFSHIKPTPLLISQTLNLSPEAGRTVLGFNDWVLSDPDFNHTDETLSFFVDYFGRRKDFKAAHDLLVNHKSVAGPKTLNSSIDRLVRAGRPTQVLGFFERMEKDYGFKRDKESLKLVVEKLCENGYASYAEKLVKDSANEIFPDEMICDLLIKGWCVDGKLEEARRLAGEMYRGGFEIGTMAYNAMLDCVCKLCREKDPFRLHSEAEKVLFDMDFNGVPRNVETFNLLLNNLCKIRKTEDAMKLFFRMGEWGCYPNAESYLIMIRSLYQAARIGEGDEMIDGMKSAGFGEQLGKKEYYGFLKILCGIERVEHAMSVFKKMKADGCEPGIKTYDLLMGKWCAHNRLDRANALYNEALKNGVPVEPKPYRVDPRYMKKTKAVKKEKKRETFSEKMARKRRRLKQIRLSFVKKSKGRMRSA, encoded by the coding sequence ATGCCACCATTAACGTCTCTGCAACTCCGTCGGCTGCTTCACCGTTGCGTCTCTTCGCCTTCTCCCTTTCAACCCCATGCTTTGCTTTCCCCGAAACCTCAATTTACGCCCACCCATTTTCCCAAATTGCCATTTGTGATATCTAAACCCTTCTCCAGCCAGAACCCTAGCCCTCAAACCCCAGATCCGGTTGCTTTATCTCTTTCGGCTGAACTCCTCAAGGACCCTTCTTTAGACCCTGTCGCTATCACCCCTAGACTCCAGCTTCACTTTTCTCACATCAAACCAACCCCTTTGTTAATCTCCCAGACCCTCAATCTCTCCCCTGAAGCTGGCCGAACCGTTTTAGGGTTTAACGATTGGGTTTTATCGGACCCCGATTTCAACCACACCGATGAAACGCTTTCGTTTTTCGTCGATTATTTCGGTCGAAGAAAAGATTTCAAAGCTGCCCACGATCTCCTTGTCAATCACAAGTCTGTTGCCGGGCCTAAAACTCTTAACTCCTCCATTGATAGGCTGGTTCGTGCTGGCAGGCCAACTCAAGTTCTGGGGTTTTTCGAGAGAATGGAGAAGGATTATGGTTTCAAAAGAGATAAAGAATCACTGAAGTTGGTAGTGGAGAAATTGTGTGAAAATGGCTACGCGAGTTATGCTGAGAAATTGGTGAAAGACTCAGCCAACGAGATATTCCCGGACGAGATGATATGTGACTTATTGATCAAAGGTTGGTGTGTTGATGGGAAGCTGGAAGAAGCCAGAAGATTAGCTGGGGAAATGTATAGGGGAGGTTTTGAGATCGGTACAATGGCGTATAATGCAATGCTTGATTGTGTTTGTAAGCTTTGTAGGGAAAAAGATCCATTTCGACTTCATTCGGAAGCTGAGAAAGTTCTGTTTGATATGGATTTTAATGGGGTTCCAAGAAATGTGGAGACTTTTAATTTGTTGTTGAATAACCTTTGTAAGATTAGGAAAACTGAGGATGCAATGAAGTTGTTTTTTAGGATGGGGGAGTGGGGATGTTATCCGAATGCAGAGAGTTATTTGATTATGATTCGTAGCTTGTATCAGGCTGCTCGAATAGGAGAAGGAGATGAGATGATCGACGGGATGAAATCTGCTGGATTTGGTGAACAGCTTGGCAAGAAAGAATATTATGGATTTCTGAAGATTTTGTGTGGGATTGAAAGGGTTGAGCATGCCAtgagtgtttttaagaaaatgaaGGCTGATGGGTGTGAGCCTGGCATTAAGACTTATGATTTGTTAATGGGGAAATGGTGTGCTCATAATCGGCTAGATCGAGCCAATGCACTCTACAATGAAGCTCTGAAAAATGGGGTGCCAGTGGAACCTAAGCCATATCGTGTTGATCCAAGATATATGAAGAAAACTAAAGCtgtgaagaaggagaagaagagggAGACTTTTTCTGAGAAAATGGCTAGGAAGAGGAGACGGCTCAAGCAAATTCGACTGAGTTTTGTAAAGAAGAGTAAAGGAAGAATGCGCAGTGCCTAA